ATGTTGATGGATTAGCATGGGCCAAATCGCATTATGCATTTCACAGCATTGGCAGCTGCTTATTGATTCAACAGCAAGCTTATGTAGCCGTAAGAGGCTTCCCAAAACGTGCGGCAGGCGAAGATTTTTATCTACTCAATAAATTGCAGAAGCATGGCACAGTTAACACGCTCGCTGACATCACGCTTAGCATTGCCTGTCGCATATCAGATCGTGTGCCCTTTGGCACCGGCCCAGCGGTTAGCAAGCTACTTAATGGTGAGCAAGCTATCTTTTATCATCCAGAGTGCTTTCATTTACTGCGTCAGTGGCTCATGTTGCTGAATCAGCTCGCTAACAGCGGACTTGACGCCAACGATGAATTTCTCGAGCAACAAGTTGCAGATATGCTTGTCGACGCTCTGCAACAGCCATTATTACAGCAATTGTCAAAGCAGCTGCAGTTGCAGGCGCGTGCCGTTGGCTTTTTAAGGCAGTTCAAACAAACACAGCAGCGATGCAAAGCATTCGATGATTGGTTTGATGGTTTCCAAACTTTAAAAGCTATTCACTTCTTTACACAATATTATCCAAAACTCGACTCACCTCAGAAGTTCAACTGCAGCTAATTCAATTGGCATTGTTTGTCGTATGACTCTGTGTGTCATTGTATTGTCATAAAAGTGACATATTCTATCTATAGTTTATTGGGCATGATATTTGCCTAATGCATTGCAGGTAATGTAGGCAAAGTGCATGAAGCTTAAGAAAATCCAATCGATTGAAACCCCTTATAACGGCATTTCGAACGCTGATTATCAAATCGAAAAGCGCCGCTTACAGGTAGAATTATTGCGCCTGCAGCAACGCATTATAAAACAAAAATTGCGTGTTGCGATTGTCTTTGAAGGCAGAGATGCGGCTGGCAAAGGCTCAACGATTAAACGCTTCACAGAAAACCTGATTCCCTCAGGTTATCGTATCAATGCCTTTGGCATCCCTAACGAAAAAGAATCAAAGTATTGGTTTAATCGCTACCAACGTTGTTTTCCTGCACCCGGGCAGATGGTTTTTTTTGACCGCTCATGGTATTCCCGCGCATTAATTGAGCCCACTATGGGCTATTGCACCCAGCAGCAATATCGCTATTTCATGCGGAAAGTTTTAAATTGGGAGCATCAGCATATCGACAGTGGCCTGCTGTTAGTCAAATTGTATTTGTCGGTTGGCGAAGAAACTCAGTTAAGACGCTTTAATGAACGCCTATCAAACCCACTTGCCTACTGGAAGTTTTCGGAAAACGATTTAGCGGCTCGAGAGAAATGGGCTATTTTTACTAAATTTAAAGAGCAGATGTTCGCGCATACCTCCTCTGAGCAATCTCCATGGGTCGTGATAAACTCAAACAAGAAACGCGAAGCGAGACTAACCGCCATGCTGTACCTCATCCGCAGTTTCGGCAATCGACAGTTTGTACCTCTGACTGGCGAAGATATTCGTAAAGACTACAGTGTAAAAATTGACGGCGTTAACTTTGACGGCCTCTCATTGCAGCAAAAAAATATCCTGAAAGATCTGACAAAACAGCAAATCGCTGATAATGTAGATTCTTAATAACATTATTTGCCGG
Above is a window of Pseudomonadales bacterium DNA encoding:
- a CDS encoding polyphosphate kinase; its protein translation is MKLKKIQSIETPYNGISNADYQIEKRRLQVELLRLQQRIIKQKLRVAIVFEGRDAAGKGSTIKRFTENLIPSGYRINAFGIPNEKESKYWFNRYQRCFPAPGQMVFFDRSWYSRALIEPTMGYCTQQQYRYFMRKVLNWEHQHIDSGLLLVKLYLSVGEETQLRRFNERLSNPLAYWKFSENDLAAREKWAIFTKFKEQMFAHTSSEQSPWVVINSNKKREARLTAMLYLIRSFGNRQFVPLTGEDIRKDYSVKIDGVNFDGLSLQQKNILKDLTKQQIADNVDS